The following are encoded in a window of Harmonia axyridis chromosome 7, icHarAxyr1.1, whole genome shotgun sequence genomic DNA:
- the LOC123684887 gene encoding neuropeptides capa receptor-like: MEVLEETSSSNKWLNETAIWLFLEEERGTQQQPLSTAVPLTVINSLIFITGITGNIGVCIVIRKNSMLHTATHYFLFNLAVADLMLLIFGLPNDVALYWHQYPWILGVFFCKLRGLISEMASYVSVMTIVVFSTERYLAICHPLHIHSLTGLPRAVKIIVTLWLIGLVTAMPFYYLMDVHYLTYPKNATDSIVIKESAICGMIDQPKNLPMIEFSFTFFFVLPLIIIFIQYMKMSSSISHSEQPLDGIGGSINENRLRRRAQSNKSIVRMLLAVVVGFFCCWAPFHAQRLVFIYGSDWEYIHEFNVWMFFATGIFYYFSSTLNPILYNVMSRKMRKAFKYTFQSMCSKQRISRNSDMSSTTFHGRRSFREETQVIFGNGRLSVKRKPNFENDVKNCKRYDLIKFQNESIV; the protein is encoded by the exons ATGGAAGTGTTGGAAGAAACATCTTCCTCGAATAAATGGTTAAATGAAACTGCTATCTGGCTATTCTTAGAAGAGGAGAGGGGAACCCAACAGCAACCACTCAGTACTGCTGTGCCACTCACAGTAATCAACAGTCTCATTTTCATAACTGGGATCACTGGAAATATTGGAGTATGCATTGTGATTCGTAAAAACTCAATGTTGCATACTGCCACTCACTATTTCTTATTCAACCTGGCTGTGGCAGACTTAATGCTCCTTATTTTTG GTCTTCCTAATGATGTGGCCCTCTATTGGCATCAATATCCCTGGATACTGGGAGTCTTCTTCTGCAAATTAAGAGGTCTCATTTCGGAGAT gGCTTCCTACGTGTCAGTCATGACGATAGTTGTGTTTTCAACAGAGAGGTACTTGGCAATATGTCACCCTCTCCACATACACAGCCTCACAGGACTTCCAAGGGCGGTCAAAATCATCGTCACCCTCTGGCTCATCGGTCTTGTAACAGCTATGCCATTCTATTACTTAATGGATGTACATTACCTAACCTATCCGAAAAATGCAACCGACAGTATTGTGATAAAA gaatctGCAATATGTGGCATGATAGATCAACCGAAAAACTTACCCATGATAGAATTCAGTTTCACATTTTTCTTCGTTCTACCTCTcatcataatttttattcagtatatgaagatgTCCTCTAGTATCTCTCACAGTGAGCAACCTTTGGATGGAATTGGTGGATCCATCAATGAGAATCGCTTGAGAAGAAGAGCCCAATCGAACAAATCGATTGTGCGAATGCTAC TTGCAGTTGTGGTTGGTTTTTTCTGTTGTTGGGCCCCATTCCATGCTCAGCGCTTGGTTTTTATCTACGGCTCTGATTGGGAATACATTCACGAATTCAACGTTTGGATGTTCTTTGCAACTGGAATCTTCTACTACTTTTCGTCCACCCTAAATCCAATTCTGTATAATGTTATGTCAAGAAAAATGAGGAAGGCCTTCAAGTACACATTCCAGTCGATGTGTTCTAAGCAAAGGATATCAAGAAACTCCGATATGTCGAGCACAACGTTCCACGGTAGACGGAGTTTCAGAGAAGAAACCCAAGTGATATTTGGAAACGGAAGATTGTCAGTGAAAAGAAAACCTAACTTCGAGAACGATGTAAAAAACTGCAAAAGATATGACttgatcaaatttcaaaatgagaGTATCGTCTGA
- the LOC123684888 gene encoding radial spoke head protein 3 homolog, whose protein sequence is MDISTRQLSIKKPKAGRKTIIAFTHEEEEIETNEPNQVYTFSSSPRALYTNRKLIAGQEVQMPYANLMFERRVVRGSNYAQPAMPHLGDGESAAARAAVARRRAMARKKARTQTVKAAELRLGSPPAIKGRRHEPVQTDQYLEEIFITPPVNEMCTQTELFLDRPVSPFYVPAKTGVDAETQIYPGDLFDFDMEVQPILEVLVGKTVEQALIEVLEEEELASLKEQQRRFLELRAAEACEAQRLIEKERRLQREKERRIKDYAEGIKVQKEMEERIAASVLMQGYLADLLPSVLEGLESEGVLLDNIKQDIDNTFMPWLMKEVTTELEDIVSSRDVLSDIVRDILENKAEIYNAIYSMFDLEEPTDEAGPDYNTQELTKLIYDEHTKNEPPDTVVRISDEVKKEN, encoded by the exons ATGGATATCTCTACTAGGCAATTGAGCATAAAAAAGCCGAAGGCAGGACGAAAAACCATAATAGCTTTCAcacatgaagaagaagagaTTGAGACCAATGAACCAAACCAGGTTTATACGTTCTCTAGTTCTCCAAGGGCTCTGTACACCAACAGAAAATTGATAGCAGGACAGGAAGTTCAAATGCCCTATGCCAATCTTATGTTTGAAAGACGGGTTGTCAGAG GCAGTAACTATGCACAACCCGCTATGCCTCATCTCGGTGATGGTGAGTCAGCCGCAGCTAGAGCAGCTGTGGCTAGACGAAGAGCCATGGCTAGGAAAAAAGCAAGGACTCAAACTGTTAAAGCTGCGGAGCTACGTTTGGGATCGCCTCCAGCCATAAAGGGTCGCAGACATGAACCCGTTCAAACAGACCAGTACTTGGAAGAAATTTTCATCACTCCACCAGTCAATGAGATGTGCACTCAA ACCGAACTCTTCTTAGACAGACCCGTATCGCCGTTCTATGTTCCTGCCAAAACAGGAGTTGATGCAGAGACCCAGATCTATCCAGGAGATCTTTTCGATTTCGACATGGAAGTCCAGCCAATACTGGAGGTTCTGGTTGGAAAGACCGTGGAACAAGCTCTGATCGAGGTGTTGGAAGAAGAGGAGCTGGCATCTCTGAAAGAACAACAAAGAAGGTTCTTGGAACTCAGGGCTGCAGAGGCTTGTGAGGCACAACGGCTGATAGAGAAAGAAAGAAGATTGCAGAGGGAGAAAGAGAGGAGAATCAAAGATTATGCGGAAGGAATAAag gtccaaaaagAAATGGAAGAGAGGATTGCGGCTTCAGTTTTGATGCAAGGCTATCTTGCAGACCTTCTACCTTCGGTATTAGAAGGTTTGGAGTCTGAAGGTGTACTGCTTGATAACATCAAACAAGACATTGATAACACATTCATGCCATGGCTCATGAAAGAAGTTACCACTGAATTAGAAGACATTGTCAGCAGCAGAGATGTTCTTTCGG atatcGTCAGAGATATCCTAGAGAATAAGGCCGAAATATACAACGCAATATATAGCATGTTCGATTTGGAAGAGCCAACTGATGAAGCAGGGCCTGATTACAACACTCAAGAATTGACCAAACTGATTTACGATGAACACACCAAAAATGAACCCCCTGATACTGTAGTGAGAATATCGGACGAAGTGAAGAAAGAAAACTGA